A single window of Symphalangus syndactylus isolate Jambi chromosome 4, NHGRI_mSymSyn1-v2.1_pri, whole genome shotgun sequence DNA harbors:
- the IL15 gene encoding interleukin-15 isoform X1, protein MSSSNISPSWTSNFPSSSLCWDQEARLEQLPSIRIRHPFPFPLDDLDARQPSPGLQVQLRKLPTWCPSIGMRLVGSVQCPCAFSAGVPAGRGGDRWLVFLQGGAGAPRCPCARTAGSAPQAPAGTETGREAVTPGAVSHPGAAATRPTPSLRGRCLSSSLLPALSLSLFFSPGFGNPGGRRPGESQLTRSLPSKSGAPPGGNWVAAPSRLRWLSPPTLQPGLDGESIPIYGHVALWSNVPSYSMLVMSHGAQKSMLADSQPIKSVCMGPQWKT, encoded by the exons ATGTCTTCTTCCAACATTTCCCCTAGTTGGACTTCAAACTTTCCTTCTTCCAGCCTGTGCTGGGACCAAGAGGCCCGTCTAGAGCAGCTGCCCAGCATTCGGATCCGAcatccttttccctttcctctggACGACTTGGATGCGCGCCAGCCCAGCCCGGGTCTCCAGGTTCAGCTGCGGAAGCTTCCCACATGGTGCCCGTCGATTGGGATGCGGCTGGTGGGCTCCGTCCAGTGTCCTTGTGCCTTCTCTGCAGGTGTCCCAGCAGGTAGAGGAGGAGACCGGTGGCTGGTGTTCCTGCAAGGCGGGGCTGGGGCTCCTCGATGTCCTTGCGCTCGCACTGCAGGTTCTGCGCCCCAGGCCCCGGCAGGGACGGAAACAGGCCGGGAAGCAGTGACACCTGGGGCCGTCAGTCATCCAGGAGCCGCCGCCACCCGCCCCACCCCCAGTCTCCGCGGGAGGTGTTTGTCTTCGTCTCTGCTCCCGgctctttctctttcacttttcttttcgCCGGGGTTTGGGAATCCGGGTGGAAGGCGCCCGGGGGAATCCCAGCTGACTCGCTCACTGCCTTCGAAGTCCGGCGCCCCGCCGGGAGGGAACTGGGTGGCCGCACCCTCCCGGCTGCGGTGGCTGTCGCCCCCCACCCTGCAGCCAGGACTCGATGGAG AATCCATTCCAATATATGGCCATGTGGCTCTTTGGAGCAACGTTCCATCATATTCCATGCTGGTGATGTCACACGGAGCACAGAAATCAATGTTAGCAGATAGCCAGCCCATAAAGAGCGt